The Styela clava chromosome 2, kaStyClav1.hap1.2, whole genome shotgun sequence genome contains a region encoding:
- the LOC120336368 gene encoding uncharacterized protein LOC120336368, which yields MSSIFDFLSSILRRRLKCLIDVSHYVLVLLLCGCGILVRFGVDHQEKMTPLRQEPDYFPSNLGDLTDSYPPWNTPIPNNNDGRWLHNLCCQLKEWFFWKFFFVVSLTARAVRWFFINRHYKKMSIAALFEIRAQATEISKTYKIRKRSYRILRSFVRIWCRSFRRYKKSRQTSRMRKSAKKYFRQASNRRHRINSKNRIIQRNRFLQIGDVNTQYGSQHLEKKADVSYNQANVANAQPGFSRTKDLPNEANISDNDNSEKIAEKTFNESPRISGVGNKSMHEPPFKSDESDNSSIGKLHVHVEIPRMMDSDKCYTDSPVCKSSFPVSFTASGSCGSNISGESPCDRTNYRNLNEQEQSQDTEFNESATSRQSDESKYSALCLSEISTGVSQSLSECDLPSMEWSDEDDDNSVNFNRYQDEEPRITSPGSHEKLKIIPEYLRRRKTSGNDYLNEVSSAGSHSSNGYRDCFPGRIESFGGQHNFYSSLKNCKQRIPSVCSGILFPSAGRKIERTRDGKHNPAPNSPIRKAIAIKIPSVPKKSDFEDESDTASSGVVSSTVTRFGELNENKDMENRCFSESCNKSYDNDKMIYPTGFVKPFTVTPTTTMALLKDNRIGGSSHTISTPNIDEMKISRRKKFKDYAEIYHPSSESVRENNKHSHTKVQNDTSDEIIGNREQDEFESKSHTVDETQDIEKGNGIISCEENIAFELKNDLESIHHKLKKMDQRQREEFISESETSIYWILEKLKQEKSRLDEMVFSKNSPKKESVPRKQKLKNPFRWIRSKVSSNLHKKDDDHSKILLLSSLKKVELRMELEENRLQKHRKLLSQIEEEERKRKSKARTEILNLKRCIVENTKRGMELRKLIINSKHNDESGIHCHDCMFKLHASIWKESIPVFENPILNEIDGFLPCCPTVMVINMKYENLELDNNDIEIDLKLDRVKKLQKEIQHGLFRKSYLQHGRFTINL from the exons ATGTCGTCTATATTTGACTTCCTTAGCTCTATATTGCGGCGGAGGCTCAAATGTTTAATTGATGTTTCACACTATGTGCTCGTTCTTTTGCTCTGCGGATGCGGAATTTTGGTTCGTTTTGGAGTTGATCACCAAGAAAAGATGACACCTCTCCGCCAGGAGCCAGATTATTTTCCTAGCAATCTAGGAGATCTAACTGACTCTTACCCGCCATGGAATACGCCTATCCCTAACAACAATGATGGAAGATGGTTGCATAATTTATGCTGTCAGCTGAAAGAATGGTTCTTCTGGAAGTTTTTCTTTGTCGTGTCGTTGACGGCAAGAGCGGTGAGATGGTTTTTTATCAACCGTCATTATAAGAAGATGTCAATTGCAGCTCTTTTTGAGATCAGGGCACAGGCTACAGAAATCTCAAAGACGTATAAAATCAGAAAGAGATCTTACCGAATTTTGAGATCATTCGTGCGTATTTGGTGTCGATCTTTCCGAAGATATAAAAAATCTCGACAAACTAGTCGAATGAGGAAATCGgctaaaaaatatttcagacaGGCTTCAAATCGAAGACATCGAATCAATTCAAAAAACAGAATAATCCAAAGAAACCGGTTTCTACAAATTGGCGACGTTAACACACAATATGGTTCGCAACATTTAGAAAAGAAGGCTGACGTATCCTATAACCAAGCCAATGTCGCAAACGCTCAACCCGGGTTTTCAAGAACGAAAGATTTGCCCAACGAGGCAAACATTTCTGATAACGATAATTCAGAGAAAATTGCAGAAAAAACTTTCAATGAGTCTCCGCGAATATCTGGTGTTGGAAACAAATCCATGCACGAACCACCATTCAAATCCGATGAATCAGACAATTCATCGATTGGGAAGCTTCATGTGCATGTAGAAATACCTCGTATGATGGACTCTGACAAATGTTATACGGATTCCCCTGTCTGTAAATCGTCATTTCCAGTTTCTTTCACTGCATCGGGCAGTTGTGGCAGCAATATTTCGGGAGAATCACCATGCGACCGCACAAATTACCGGAACTTGAATGAGCAAGAACAATCTCAGGACACGGAATTCAATGAATCCGCAACATCCCGTCAATCAGACGAATCTAAGTATTCAGCATTGTGCCTCTCAGAAATATCCACTGGTGTTTCTCAAAGCCTTTCGGAGTGCGACCTCCCATCCATGGAATGGTCGGACGAGGATGACGATAATTCTGTGAATTTCAACAGGTATCAAGACGAAGAACCTCGTATCACTTCTCCCGGCTcgcatgaaaaattaaaaatcattcCCGAGTACCTGAGAAGACGAAAGACTAGCGGAAACGATTATTTGAATGAAGTATCATCAGCTGGGAGCCATTCAAGTAATGGATACCGTGACTGTTTTCCCGGTAGAATCGAATCATTCGGGGGGCAACACAATTTTTACAGTtcattgaaaaattgtaaacagCGCATTCCGTCCGTATGTTCTGGAATTTTATTCCCTTCAGCGGGAAGAAAAATTGAACGAACCCGAGATGGAAAACACAATCCAGCGCCTAACTCGCCAATTCGAAAAGCGATCGCCATCAAAATCCCCAGCGTTCCCAAAAAGAGTGATTTCGAAGATGAATCTGACACCGCCAGTAGTGGTGTTGTGTCAAGTACGGTGACAAGGTTTGGAGAGCTCAATGAGAATAAAGATATGGAAAATCGGTGTTTTTCGGAGAGTTGCAACAAGTCATATGATAATGACAAAATGATATATCCGACGGGTTTTGTGAAGCCATTTACCGTAACGCCAACTACTACAATGGCACTTTTAAAGGATAACAGAATTGGAGGTTCTTCACACACGATTTCCACACCAAACatcgatgaaatgaaaatttcgcGCAGGAAAAAATTCAAAGATTACGCTGAGATTTATCATCCATCGAGTGAAAGTGTTCGAGAAAATAACAAGCATTCTCATACAAAAGTTCAAAATGAC ACATCAGATGAAATCATCGGGAATCGAGAACAGGATGAATTTGAGTCAAAATCTCACACAGTGGATGAAACACAAGATATTGAAAAAGGAAATGGAATTATTTCCTGCGAg GAAAACATTGCATTTGAGCTCAAGAATGACCTTGAGTCGATTCATCATAAGTTAAAGAAAATGGATCAACGACAAAGAGAGGAATTTATATCTGAAAGTGAAACTAGTATTTATTGG ATTCTGGAGAAATTAAAACAAGAGAAAAGTAGACTTGATGAAatggtattttcaaaaaattcaccCAAAAAAGAATCTGTGCCAAGgaaacaaaaactgaaaaaccCGTTTCGGTGGATCCGATCAAAAGTTTCCTCAAATTTGCATAAAAAGGACGATGACCATTCAAAGATTCTACTCTTATCATCATTGAAAAAAGTGGAATTGAGAATGGAATTGGAAGAAAATCGACTCCAAAAGCATAGAAAACTTCTATCACAAATTGAAGAAGAAGAGCGCAAAAGAAAATCGAAAGCTCGTACAGAAATATTAAATCTGAAGAGATGCATTGTGGAAAACACGAAACGGGGAATGGAACTCCGAAAACTTATTATAAACAGCAAACACAATGATGAATCAGGAATCCACTGCCACGATTGTATGTTCAAACTACATGCAAGCATTTGGAAAGAATCAATCCCTGTTTTTGAAAATCCAATTCTAAATGAAATTGATGGATTTCTTCCTTGCTGCCCCACAGTGATGGTAATTAATATGAAGTATGAAAATCTGGAACTTGACAACAATGACATTGAAATTGATCTAAAACTAGACAGAgtgaaaaaattgcaaaaagaaaTTCAACACGGATTATTCAGAAAATCTTATTTACAGCATGGGCGATTTACGATTAATTTAtga
- the LOC120336365 gene encoding uncharacterized protein LOC120336365 produces MDQRQREEFLSESETSIYGILEKLKQEKSRLDEMVFSKNSPKKESVPRKQKLKNPFRWIRSKVSSNLHKKDDDHSKILLLSSLKKLELRMELEENRLQKRRKLVSQIEEEERKRKSEARIEILNLKRCIVENTKRGMKLRKLIINSKHKDDSGIHCHDCIFNLHASIWKDSIPVFENPILTEIDGFLPCCPTVMVINMKYENLELDNNDIEIDLKLDRVKKLQKEIQHGLFRKTYLHQGRFTL; encoded by the exons ATGGATCAACGACAAAGAGAGGAATTTCTTTCTGAAAGTGAAACTAGTATTTATGGG aTTCTGGAGAAATTAAAACAAGAGAAAAGTAGACTTGATGAAatggtattttcaaaaaattcaccCAAAAAAGAATCTGTGCCAAGgaaacaaaaactgaaaaatccGTTTCGGTGGATCCGATCAAAAGTTTCCTCAAATTTGCATAAAAAGGACGATGACCATTCAAAGATTCTACTCTTATCATcactgaaaaaattggaattgaGAATGGAATTGGAAGAAAATCGACTCCAAAAGCGTAGAAAACTTGTATCACAAATTGAAGAAGAAGAGCGCAAAAGGAAATCGGAAGCTCGTATAGAAATATTAAACCTGAAGAGATGCATTGTGGAAAACACGAAACGGGGAATGAAACTCCGAAAACTTATTATAAACAGCAAACACAAGGATGACTCAGGAATCCACTGCCATGATTGTATATTCAATCTACATGCAAGCATTTGGAAAGACTCAATCCCTGTTTTTGAAAATCCAATTCTAACTGAAATTGATGGATTTCTACCTTGCTGCCCCACAGTGATGGTAATTAATATGAAGTATGAAAATCTAGAACTTGACAACAATGACATTGAAATTGATCTAAAACTAGACAGAgtgaaaaaattgcaaaaagaaaTTCAACACGGATTATTCAGAAAAACCTATTTACATCAAGGACGATTTACTTTATGA
- the LOC120335345 gene encoding uncharacterized protein LOC120335345 has product MRKSAKKYFRQALNRRHRINSKNRIIQRNRFLQIGDVNTQYGLQHSERKADVSFNQANVANAQPGFSRTKDLPNEANISDNDNSEKIAEKNFNESPRIFGVGNKSMHEPPFKSDESDNSSIRKLHVHVEIPRMMDSDKCNTDSPVCKSSCPVSFTASGSCGSNISGESPCDRTNYRNLNEQEQSQDTEFNESATSRQSDESKYSALCLSELSTDVSQSLSECDLPSMEWSDKDDDNSVNFNRYQDEEPRITSPGSHEKLKIIPEYLRRRKTSGNDYLNEVSSAGSHSSNGYRDCFPGRIESFGGQHNFSSSLKNCKQRIPSVCSGILFPSVGRKIERTRDEKHNPAPNSPIRKAIAIKIPSVPKKSDFEYESDTASSGVVSSTVTRFGELNENKDMENQCFSESCNKSYDNAKLIYPTGFVKPFTVTPTTTMALLKDNRIGGSSHTISTPNIDEMKISRRKKFKDYAEIYHPSSESVRENNKHSHTKVQNDTSDEIIGNREQDEFESKYHTVDETQYIDKGNEIISCEENIAFELKNDLESIHHKLKKMDQRQREEFISESETSIYWILEKLKQEKSRLDEMVFSKNSPKKESVPRKQKLKNPFRWIRSKVSSNLHKKDDDHSKILLLSSLKKVELRMELEENRLQKHRKLLSQIEEEERKRKSKARTEILNLKRCIVENTKRGMELRKLIINSKHNDESGIHCHDCMFNLHASIWKESIPVFENPILNEIDGFLPCCPTVMVINMKYENLELDNNDIEIDLKLDRVKKLQKEIQHGLFRKSYLQHGRFTINL; this is encoded by the exons ATGAGGAAATCGgctaaaaaatatttcagacaGGCTTTAAATCGAAGACATCGAATCAATTCGAAAAACAGAATAATTCAAAGAAATCGGTTTCTACAAATTGGCGACGTTAACACACAATATGGTTTGCAACATTCAGAAAGGAAGGCTGACGTATCCTTTAACCAAGCCAATGTCGCAAACGCTCAACCCGGGTTTTCAAGAACGAAAGATTTGCCCAACGAGGCAAACATTTCTGATAACGATAATTCAGAGAAAAttgcagaaaaaaatttcaatgagTCTCCGCGAATATTTGGTGTTGGAAACAAATCCATGCACGAACCACCATTCAAATCCGATGAATCAGACAATTCATCGATTCGGAAGCTTCATGTGCATGTAGAAATACCTCGTATGATGGACTCTGACAAATGTAATACGGATTCCCCTGTCTGTAAATCGTCATGTCCAGTTTCTTTCACTGCATCGGGCAGTTGTGGCAGCAATATTTCGGGAGAATCACCATGCGACCGCACAAATTACCGGAACTTGAATGAGCAAGAACAATCTCAGGACACGGAATTCAATGAATCCGCAACATCCCGTCAATCAGACGAATCTAAGTATTCAGCATTGTGCCTCTCAGAATTATCCACTGATGTTTCTCAAAGCCTTTCGGAGTGCGACCTCCCATCCATGGAATGGTCGGACAAGGATGACGATAATTCTGTGAATTTCAACAGGTATCAAGACGAAGAACCTCGTATCACTTCTCCCGGCTcgcatgaaaaattaaaaatcattcCCGAGTACCTGAGAAGACGAAAGACTAGCGGAAACGATTATTTGAATGAAGTATCATCAGCTGGGAGCCATTCAAGTAATGGATACCGTGACTGTTTTCCCGGTAGAATCGAATCATTCGGGGGACAACACAATTTTTCCAGTtcattgaaaaattgtaaacagCGCATTCCGTCCGTATGTTCtggaattttatttccttcagTGGGAAGAAAAATTGAACGAACCCGAGATGAAAAACACAATCCAGCGCCTAACTCGCCAATTCGAAAAGCGATCGCCATCAAAATCCCCAGCGTTCCCAAAAAGAGTGATTTCGAATATGAATCTGACACCGCCAGTAGTGGTGTTGTGTCAAGTACGGTGACAAGGTTTGGAGAGCTCAATGAGAATAAAGATATGGAAAATCAGTGTTTTTCGGAGAGTTGCAACAAGTCATATGATAATGCCAAACTGATATATCCGACGGGTTTTGTGAAGCCATTTACCGTGACGCCAACTACTACAATGGCACTTTTAAAGGATAACAGAATTGGAGGTTCTTCACACACGATTTCCACACCAAACatcgatgaaatgaaaatttcgcGCAGGAAAAAATTCAAAGACTACGCTGAGATTTATCATCCATCGAGTGAAAGTGTTCGAGAAAATAACAAGCATTCGCATACAAAAGTTCAAAATGAC ACATCAGATGAAATCATCGGGAATCGAGAACAGGATGAATTTGAGTCAAAATATCACACAGTGGATGAAACACAATATATTGATAAAGGAAATGAAATTATCTCCTGCGAg GAAAACATTGCATTTGAGCTCAAGAATGACCTTGAGTCGATTCATCATAAGTTAAAGAAAATGGATCAACGACAAAGAGAGGAATTTATATCTGAAAGTGAAACTAGTATTTATTGG atTCTGGAGAAATTAAAACAAGAGAAAAGTAGACTTGATGAAatggtattttcaaaaaattcaccCAAAAAAGAATCTGTGCCAAGgaaacaaaaactgaaaaatccGTTTCGGTGGATCCGATCAAAAGTTTCCTCAAATTTGCATAAAAAGGACGATGACCATTCAAAGATTCTACTCTTATCATCACTGAAAAAAGTGGAATTGAGAATGGAATTGGAAGAAAATCGACTCCAAAAGCATAGAAAACTTCTATCACAAATTGAAGAAGAAGAGCGAAAAAGAAAATCGAAAGCTCGTACAGAAATATTAAATCTGAAGAGATGCATTGTGGAAAACACGAAACGGGGAATGGAACTCCGAAAACTTATTATAAACAGCAAACACAATGATGAATCAGGAATCCACTGCCACGATTGTATGTTCAATCTACATGCAAGCATTTGGAAAGAATCAATCCCTGTTTTTGAAAATCCAATTCTAAATGAAATTGATGGATTTCTTCCTTGCTGCCCCACAGTGATGGTAATTAATATGAAGTATGAAAATCTGGAACTTGACAACAATGACATTGAAATTGATCTAAAACTAGACAGAgtgaaaaaattgcaaaaagaaaTTCAACACGGATTATTCAGAAAATCTTATTTACAGCATGGGCGATTTACGATTAATTTAtga
- the LOC144419810 gene encoding large ribosomal subunit protein uL18m-like, with protein sequence MLSLVRSCKRLNERLFVTTQWNQLKAQCFQYSNDHDNESIEKGNDAIKPMENFVNRNPRNLERLCYTIKDYGWGMEWGGYAKILSSNFPRRNYYHRLILRHSSWHMYAEVEHHTGRIVIDASTREK encoded by the exons ATGTTGAGCTTGGTGCGCTCATGTAAAAGATTGAATGAACGGTTATTTGTCACCACTCAGTGGAACCAATTAAAAG CACAgtgttttcaatattcaaatgatcatgATAATGAGAGCATTGAAAAAGGAAATGATGCAATTAAACCAATGGAAAACTTTGTCAACCGGAATCCAAGAAATTTAGAAAGACTGTGTTACACTATTAAGGATTATGGTTGGGGAATGGAATGGGGAGgatatgccaaaatattatcaaGCAATTTTCCTAGAAGAAACTATTATCACAG ACTTATTCTGAGACATTCATCTTGGCACATGTATGCCGAAGTTGAACACCATACTGGACGCATTGTTATTGATGCATCAACAAGAGAAAAGTAA
- the LOC120336464 gene encoding uncharacterized protein LOC120336464, producing the protein MLDGHTSSSTPHVTVDEMVGSGARRKVSSPLHAPINEDQSKTHTAENISVTPWTISHSAIPGNNFKKRERRHIYHDIVPLRNDDKKNIHEGAGQSSNTEAQVGNCLNSELMSNKSIKPAIPPKPKYILRDKRQRHVYQTIDLQSKLNGSIPPPLPNKPPRLQYFNKDGVPPPLPPRVVNDEAVKQRYKLDQEYFENLRKSVDEHLLNLAEADDLPVPIQHNIPSGNTHDTRRHNYGAHSPPLTINPTDLTFDTALRRHSLPLYESIPDVDRNATAPPIPNRPVVRTLSNENDTENNDIIPHELPVEAGVNTNLPHAKLAENLLLLKKCGWYWGNMTWQEAEALLTQKEGEGVFLMRDSQNPLHLLTITVRSTTNTVHHIRVEYCEGKFQLYEPGRAVSRSAAQCVRHSNIEQFIKLAVKHSISGSFLYFLKPKNMGEPPVQIRLLTPISRMSKIKSLKYMCRMTIRNCVVAELIPSISVPPKIQQYLMSGPYYDTDEDL; encoded by the exons ATGCTGGATGGGCACACTTCATCTTCAACCCCACATGTTACTGTAGATGAAATGGTTGGTAGTGGTGCAAGAAGAAAAGTCTCTAGTCCATTGCATGCTCCAATCAATGAGGATCAATCCAAAACACACACGGCGGAAAATATATCAGTGACGCCATGGACAATTTCTCATTCAGCAATACCaggaaataatttcaaaaaacgtGAAAGGAGGCATATATATCATGACATTGTCCCCCTTAgaaatgatgataaaaaaaatattcatgaagGAGCAGGTCAGAGCTCCAACACTGAAGCACAAGTTGGGAATTGTTTGAATTCTGAGTTGATGTCCAACAAGTCAATAAAGCCTGCTATACCTCCTaaaccaaaatatattttgcgtGATAAACGACAAAGACATGTTTATCAGACTATCGATTTGCAGTCAAAACTAAATGGAAGCATTCCCCCACCACTGCCCAATAAGCCTCCAAGATTGCAGTATTTTAATAAGGATGGTGTACCACCTCCACTACCTCCACGAGTCGTAAATGATGAAGCTGTAAAACAACGCTATAAGCTTGATcaggaatattttgaaaatttacgcAAAAGTGTTGACGAACATTTATTGAATCTGGCAGAGGCAGATGATCTTCCTGTAcctatacaacacaatattCCCTCTGGTAACACCCATGACACTAGGCGACATAATTATGGTGCACACAGTCCTCCCTTAACCATCAATCCTACTGATTTGACATTTGATACAGCGCTTAGGCGACACTCGCTTCCTCTATATGAATCTATCCCAGATGTGGACAGAAATGCTACAGCACCACCAATCCCGAATAGACCTGTTGTTAGGACATTGTCAAATGAAAATGATACTGAAAACAatgatataattccacatgagTTGCCTGTTGAAGCGGGAGTAAATACCAACTTACCTCATGCGAAATTGGCAGAAAACTTATTATTGCTCAAAAAATGTGGATGGTATTGGGGAAACATGACATGGCAAGAAGCCGAAGCTCTACTTACACAGAAGGAAGGCGAAG gAGTATTTTTGATGCGTGACAGCCAGAATCCTCTCCATCTTCTAACAATCACTGTGCGTTCAACAACCAACACCGTACATCATATCCGTGTAGAATATTGTGAag GAAAATTTCAACTCTATGAACCTGGTCGTGCTGTAAGCCGAAGTGCCGCACAATGTGTTCGCCACTCAAATATTGAACAGTTCATCAAGCTGGCCGTAAAGCACTCTATATCAGGAAGTTTCTTGTATTTCCTCAAACCAAAAAATATGGGCGAACCACCGGTGCAAATAAG GTTATTAACTCCGATTTCGAGGATGTCTAAAATCAAGTCTCTCAAATACATGTGCAGAATGACAATAAGAAATTGTGTTGTTGCGGAATTGATTCCTTCTATTTCTGTTCCACCTAAAATCCAACAGTACTTGATGTCTGGACCGTACTATGACACAGATGAAGACCTCTGA